The Microbacterium trichothecenolyticum sequence CCCGGCTTGATCGAGCAGATGCCGCGCACCCACACCTCCACCGGAACACCGGCCTGACTGGCGCGGTACAGGGCGTCGATGATCTGCTCGTCGACCATCGAGTTGACCTTGATGCGTACGCCCGAGGGCTTGCCCTCGAGGGCGTTACGACGCTCCTTGTCGATGTGCCGCAGCAGCCCCTTGCGCAGGTGCAGCGGGGCCACGAGCAGTCGCTTGAACTTCTTCTCGATCGCGTAGCCGCTGAGCTCGTTGAACAGGCGGGTGAGGTCGCGGCCCACCTGGTCGTCGACCGTGAAGAGGCCGAAGTCTTCGTAGATACGGCTCGTCTTCGGGTTGTAGTTGCCCGTGCCGACGTGGCTGTAGTGGCGCAGGCGCCCCTCTTCTTCACGGATGACGAGGGCGAGCTTGCAGTGGGTCTTCAGCCCCACGAGACCGTAGACCACGTGCACGCCGGCTTTTTCGAGCTTGCGCGCCCAGACGATGTTGTTGGCCTCGTCGAACCGGGCCTTGACCTCGACGAGGGCGAGCACCTGCTTACCGGCCTCGGCGGCGTCGATGAGCGCCT is a genomic window containing:
- the ppk1 gene encoding polyphosphate kinase 1, encoding RADLFGAIRKNDVLVHHPYESFATSVQAFLEQAARDPHVLAIKQTLYRTSGDSPIVQALIDAAEAGKQVLALVEVKARFDEANNIVWARKLEKAGVHVVYGLVGLKTHCKLALVIREEEGRLRHYSHVGTGNYNPKTSRIYEDFGLFTVDDQVGRDLTRLFNELSGYAIEKKFKRLLVAPLHLRKGLLRHIDKERRNALEGKPSGVRIKVNSMVDEQIIDALYRASQAGVPVEVWVRGICSIKPGVPGMSENITVRSILGRYLEHSRIFSFANDGDPQVFIGSADMMHRNLDRRVEALVRVVDPGQVNELTALFDLAMDDGTSSWHLGSDGEWTRHSVDAAGAPLIDLQEHTMALVQRKRRARAAR